A stretch of Babesia bigemina genome assembly Bbig001, chromosome : III DNA encodes these proteins:
- a CDS encoding Zn finger domain containing protein, putative: MGKGHGDWVCPVLTCSNLNFSKRDSCNRCGFNRSQGGGADAPLFRHRKYNDWLCEHCGNANWSRRRQCNICRQDRPGCNSDGPVQCAT; encoded by the exons ATGGGAAAAGGTCATGGCGACTGGGTGTGCCCTGTTCTAAC GTGCTCAAATCTCAATTTTTCAAAACGCGATTCTTGCAATCGCTGTGGATTCAATCGTTCGCAAG GTGGCGGCGCGGATGCACCCCTTTTTAGACATCGCAAGTACAACGACTGGCTTTGCGAACA TTGTGGTAACGCAAACTGGTCCCGTAGAAGACAGTGTAACATTTGCAGGCAAGACAGGCCGGGTTGTAACAG CGACGGCCCGGTGCAGTGTGCCACATAA
- a CDS encoding protein kinase domain containing protein, putative, which translates to MGQSTSFRLPTCTKKSTYKYFVLCTLERKQSCRILLAFRVPASSTSVDYTISDSQLLRQHGIRVHDGASGQPRPADQRREVIALDAEAAHALDHYCDRQMLCVLKRYNYPAGRKMVNMKKRAKNEANALRRLRRCKRIVTLLDAFEFDGATYYAMEYLWRGTLWSLIRRNKGLDVSTTKAYALQVAMAIDAMHRQGITHRDVTASNIMISSTGHLKIIDFNLCRLLDHRDTRMNSFLGTYSCMPPEVLHCNVNSSLVSGGSTYTKEVDWWYFGSLVYEMLTGETPFTIESKDNDEQFYNRVIRSPNTIDFGPICDVDAADLITQLMQGVPSARLGAMGGSACVMKHKFFAGIRGGLTSSTIPTNYIEARIFDCIKVCTCGMDYTTYRP; encoded by the exons ATGGGTCAAAGTACGAGCTTCCGTTTACCTACGTGTACGAAAAAGAGTACATATAAGTATTTTGTACTGTGTACGCTGGAAAGGAAGCAAAGTTGCAGGATTCTACTGGCTTTCCGTGTACCGGCGTCGTCAACGTCCGTAGATTACACCATAAGCGACTCTCAGTTGCTACGTCAACATGGTATTCGTGTTCATGATGGTGCTTCGGGTCAACCCCGACCTGCGGATCAGCGGCGTGAAGTTATCGCGCTGGATGCTGAGGCAGCACATGCTCTAGATCACTACTGCGACCGTCAGATGCTCTGCGTACTCAAACGCTATAATTACCCTGCTGGTCGGAAGATGGTAAACATGAAGAAACGTGCGAAAAACGAGGCTAATGCtcttcgcaggctgagacGTTGCAAGCGCATTGTCACGCT GCTTGACGCTTTCGAGTTCGATGGCGCCACCTACTATGCCATGGAGTATCTGTGGCGTGGCACGCTATGGAGTTTGATACGGCGGAACAAAGGGCTTGATGTCAGCACCACGAAGGCGTATGCACTCCAGGTGGCGATGGCAATAGACGCTATGCACCGGCAAGGTATCACTCATCGAGACGTGACAGCCAGCAACATCATGATTTCTTCAACGGGGCATTTGAAGATTATTGATTTCAATTTGTGCAGACTGCTCGATCACCGCGACACACGGATGAACTCTTTTTTGGGCACGTACAGTTGCATGCCACCGGAGGTCCTGCATTGCAACGTCAATTCATCGCTGGTGTCCGGTGGCTCCACTTACACAAAGGAAGTGGATTGGTGGTACTTCGGTTCGCTGGTGTACGAAATGCTGACTGG AGAGACCCCGTTTACCATTGAGAGCAAGGACAACGATGAGCAATTCTACAACAGGGTTATCAGGAGCCCCAACACAATCGACTTTGGTCCAATATGTGATGTAGATGCGGCGGACCTAATCACGCAACTCATGCAAGGGGTCCCATCGGCACGACTGGGTGCTATGGGCGGTTCGGCATGCGTGATGAAGCACAAGTTTTTCGCCGGAATTCGGGGGGGCTTGACGTCAAGCACTATACCAACGAACTATATTGAAGCGCGAATTTTTGATTGCATAAAGGTTTGTACATGCGGCATGGATTACACCACGTACAGGCCATGA
- a CDS encoding XPG N-terminal domain and XPG I-region domain containing protein, putative codes for MGIKGLIGFLNEFAPGSLSNVTLDSVSGYTVAIDASTALYQFTIAIRESSYFSSLTNSKGESTSHLAGLMTRTIRLLESGIKPIFVFDSTPPEAKLQTLAKRKELRQEAEASLELAKENDDKENIKKFVGRTVHISKSENESAKELLRLMGIPVIEAKEEAEAQCAYLVKQGLADAVGTEDADALVFGCVTLLKNLTASNKKILKVELAKVLELLNLTHAEFIDFCILCGCDYCGTIKGVGPKTAYNLIRKFKSIERILEVKSESLEGYEVAQEYFRNPQVNHIAEIPRSEPDLTALKEFLVDKNDFAEERVNKFLERLLKAKTKKVQLSLRTFFTKPSVPQTASLSTSCSIDDSEGVPEIQEPPESAPLLTTCRIEDNESIPVTKEAPEEDDKHVKRVEKPSMGLLSVCPSHVRAVKKRHVRRFEKPVPIDVDEETVPEHLKRFICVRHFEPRVTIKRTSPREVDAESVEALVSHLCGAHGVARKDAVTPEEECAMSGEGLLWPNPLLQNLRASTGNLSNPRLRDLWQSSSSHGISWDALDKLYMSFREARDSSIAEWDKHAPEVADFASKVARDKITRWCKDSNACPPRLLRMWTHLLYTRWRERYLHIYSTRMLSRFLKGEITDRVLMRELNECTGSDTHCSELPFTTKASEHNPHFVHRVAKGVSSD; via the exons ATGGGTATTAAGGGGCTCATCGGGTTTCTCAATGAATTCGCCCCGGGCTCCTTGAGCAACGTCACCTTGGACAGCGTATCCGGATACACTGTCGCTATTGATGCATCAACTGCTCTGTATCAGTTCACCATAGCGATTAGGGAGAGCAGCTACTTTTCTTCGCTGACGAACTCCAAGGGCGAATCCACGTCGCACCTCGCTGGTTTGATGACCAGGACCATTCGGCTCCTTGAATCTGGAATAAAACCTATTTTCGTCTTCGACTCCACTCCCCCCGAGGCCAAACTCCAGACGCTCGCGAAACGCAAGGAATTGCGCCAGGAAGCGGAGGCATCCCTTGAGCTAGCAAAGGAGAATGATGACAAGGAAAACATCAAAAAGTTCGTAGGTCGTACTGTTCACATTTCAAAGAGCGAGAACGAGAGCGCCAAAGAGCTGCTCCGGTTGATGGGTATACCGGTCATCGAGGCTAAAGAGGAGGCGGAAGCACAGTGCGCGTACCTTGTGAAGCAAGGCCTGGCTGATGCCGTGGGCACTGAGGACGCCGATGCACTTGTATTCGGTTGCGTCACGCTATTGAAAAATCTAACTGCCAGCAACAAGAAGATTTTGAAAGTCGAGTTGGCCAAAGTGCTCGAGCTGCTCAACCTGACTCACGCTGAGTTCATCGACTTTTGTATTCTTTGTGGATGTGACTATTGCGGCACGATTAAAGGAGTTGGTCCTAAGACGGCCTACAATTTGATTCGTAAGTTCAAGAGCATCGAACGCATTTTGGAAGTAAAATCTGAATCACTAGAAGGCTACGAGGTAGCGCAAGAGTACTTCCGCAACCCGCAGGTCAATCACATTGCTGAGATTCCTCGTTCTGAGCCTGATCTCACGGCTTTGAAGGAGTTTTTGGTCGACAAGAACGATTTCGCGGAAGAACGTGTCAACAAGTTCCTGGAACGTCTTCTTAAGGCAAAGACCAAGAAGGTTCAGCTGTCTCTCCGGACGTTCTTCACGAAGCCATCTGTGCCTCAAACCGCGTCCCTAAGCACCAGTTGTAGCATTGACGATAGCGAGGGTGTCCCGGAAATACAAGAACCCCCAGAGAGCGCGCCTCTTCTCACCACTTGCCGAATCGAAGACAACGAGTCCATTCCTGTGACAAAGGAGGCACCCGAAGAAGACGACAAGCATG TTAAACGCGTCGAGAAGCCTTCGATGGGCCTACTCAGCGTGTGCCCGTCGCATGTGCGCGCTGTCAAGAAGCGACACGTACG GCGTTTTGAAAAGCCCGTTCCGATCGATGTCGACGAGGAAACCGTGCCGGAACACCTCAAACGGTTTATTTGCGTGCGCCACTTTGAGCCCAGGGTGACGATCAAACGGACTAGTCCAAGGGAGGTCGATGCCGAATCCGTTGAGGCACTCGTGTCGCACCTCTGCGGCGCGCACGGGGTGGCTCGTAAAGACGCCGTCACTCCTGAGGAAGAATGTGCCATGAGCGGCGAGGGTCTCCTGTGGCCTAATCCGCTGCTGCAGAACCTCAGGGCTTCCACCGGCAATTTAAGCAACCCTCGTCTGCGTGACCTCTGGCAATCCAGCTCGAGTCACGGCATTTCTTGGGACGCTTTGGACAAGCTGTACATGAGCTTTCGCGAGGCACGCGACTCCAGCATTGCCGAGTGGGATAAGCACGCGCCGGAAGTAGCGGACTTCGCAAGCAAGGTTGCACGAGACAAGATCACGCGATGGTGCAAGGATAGCAACGCGTGCCCCCCTCGCCTTCTACGGATGTGGACACACCTGCTTTACACGAGATGGCGTGAGCGCTACCTTCACATTTACAGCACTCGCATGCTTTCACGTTTTTTGAAGGGCGAGATCACCGATCGTGTACTGATGCGGGAGTTAAACGAGTGCACGGGCTCTGATACACACTGCTCAGAGTTACCGTTTACCACCAAGGCGTCGGAGCACAACCCTCACTTCGTGCACCGCGTCGCTAAGGGCGTGTCGAGCGACTAG
- a CDS encoding Chaperone J-domain superfamily protein, putative, with protein sequence MGPDALRELARAARVLKLDTTKKIERDDVRCSFLQAVRESHPDKGAGSVNEFNEVMSAYNKLNRYFDERDEQAAYREQHQSSFGQPVYDHDMVFSEQENAYFFQCRCGELVEVSTIAIALGVKSYTCETCSLLYTPQWA encoded by the coding sequence ATGGGCCCTGATGCGTTGAGGGAGCTCGCACGGGCTGCGCGTGTATTGAAGCTAGACACCACGAAAAAGATAGAACGAGATGATGTCCGATGCTCATTCCTACAAGCCGTAAGGGAGAGCCACCCCGATAAGGGTGCTGGATCGGTTAACGAGTTCAACGAGGTTATGTCTGCATACAACAAGCTCAATCgctacttcgacgagagAGACGAGCAGGCCGCTTACCGGGAGCAGCACCAAAGCTCTTTCGGACAACCAGTGTATGACCACGATATGGTGTTCAGCGAGCAGGAGAACGCTTACTTCTTCCAATGTCGCTGCGGCGAACTCGTCGAGGTCTCCACCATCGCAATCGCTCTGGGCGTAAAGTCCTACACGTGCGAAACGTGCTCACTGCTTTACACTCCGCAGTGGGCATGA
- a CDS encoding RIBONUCLEASE P-RELATED, putative, which translates to MIDLNVPWTTASDASTWLSAAQLRGWYSLGFNVYCRADKMNVQDIPLNLPPYDFKGQEQGTEGKIVTTLGRQLPGGATFIRRVTVMLNDGFQPNSFNKIAEGRDYDVVAVMPTTQKTFQVACETLNCDLINLDYFCHYGTFKVKRGMVTAALHRGCFFEVTMATLDHLGYQDEVMSVTVKDRARIFRAHLTSVLHYIPLKRLVLSPGNLDPTNVVDPPTFIGMCNELIASATGESCDASACVTAAPKGCIAKGAARRTYGTGILVHMAEEPLGKRFTSLNRN; encoded by the coding sequence ATGATAGACCTAAATGTCCCGTGGACGACAGCCAGCGATGCGAGCACTTGGTTGTCTGCAGCACAGCTACGTGGATGGTATTCCCTGGGTTTTAACGTGTACTGCCGTGCTGACAAGATGAATGTCCAAGATATACCACTTAATTTGCCCCCCTATGATTTTAAGGGCCAAGAGCAGGGGACGGAGGGAAAGATAGTGACAACTCTAGGCCGGCAACTGCCCGGTGGCGCCACTTTCATAAGGCGCGTGACTGTGATGCTAAACGATGGATTCCAGCCCAATTCGTTCAACAAGATTGCAGAAGGGCGTGATTACGACGTGGTGGCAGTAATGCCAACTACACAGAAGACATTCCAAGTCGCATGTGAGACACTCAACTGTGACCTCATAAATCTAGACTATTTTTGTCATTATGGAACGTTCAAAGTGAAACGCGGTATGGTGACCGCAGCGCTACACCGTGGGTGCTTCTTCGAGGTAACCATGGCAACGCTGGACCACCTGGGGTATCAGGACGAGGTGATGAGCGTGACCGTCAAAGACCGCGCCCGGATTTTCCGCGCGCACCTCACTTCCGTTCTACACTACATTCCATTAAAGCGACTTGTACTCTCACCGGGTAATTTGGACCCAACAAATGTCGTTGATCCACCCACGTTCATAGGGATGTGCAACGAACTTATTGCCAGTGCAACTGGTGAATCCTGCGACGCCAGCGCCTGTGTCACGGCCGCACCGAAAGGATGTATCGCAAAGGGGGCGGCCAGACGCACTTATGGCACGGGGATTCTAGTTCACATGGCAGAAGAACCTTTGGGGAAAAGGTTCACATCGCTCAATCGCAATTGA